The following are from one region of the Vitis riparia cultivar Riparia Gloire de Montpellier isolate 1030 chromosome 14, EGFV_Vit.rip_1.0, whole genome shotgun sequence genome:
- the LOC117929990 gene encoding uncharacterized protein LOC117929990 isoform X2: MQTYMAEAFGQKQNHSIQNLGSSQLGGNGLLNYPIRNQVDSQMDWRKDPTIIPLRKLLTYRIYLLFRPIRSIEWKQCASNLATSLENELFLGAASKEEYVNHEKQNQLLQILIQCKLNGVNPSHQQTHHLTSTTLPSCVVMPTYGISQDCCDSDAPDPPLDHVMAASTDYGIVIPDNKSQSSFFKGSLLNDYNKRVAASVNPPNAKNMVSSFGIRPIACKMDPKLEQFPVVSAHSNGDGCSDGGAFDNGPCFSGCTSQYISQSSIRSHLKRKHLERSTHCNEGESNQLKFRGLMGGDQNFYPMGFPSTSDQTSESLDSNLQILKQVPERISKASVSFPGMIFNGASSTLEDSQKLQELKIEPHQFHQQLHHSYRKFDKPSEAQPRGYMAKRAKSCCQKLGQNALEQPQPSLVQSHGTQFGISETNAPPFSSNGASRHENLSNTLQLSSEHQILGSYMDYQSLTVPSGKSKVSFVNYAHSTACKGHTCDSLSYSTPSSHFDNGQFSDCSISGPVRRSDATDKHQLGLRRFKKGVLSFDDRNTGGTNSKIFYGIPPPSKRLKAVNPSSHFSSKGQVCHVLAPSMDHHCPPKGLLNPPQCAESPASVNSEVVTVNTELVTSPTKVHTGISEIRNDVAANPLRVTSKPAQTSSPDLLVSSNEEMEPTGISEIRSDVTDDFQGLSVANVPVHSEEPTIGHEEQELQIEIKSDQVKPNIQSDFGTPATDHEEGIKFDPSKPKIGSDFSPDLMVSPNEVMEPTCISETRSDVMDNDQGLSFDDMSVLFEELSTGNEEQTLQIEIMSDLVKTPATDHEKGIKFDPSKPKIGSDCSPDLMVSPNEVMEPTGISENRSNVMDNNQGLSFVDVSVLFEELSTGNEEQMMQIEIMSGLVKTPSIDHDKEVKFDPAKPEKEGVCSPDLMVSPNKVIEPTGIGEDRSEVVGNFQGLCFSSVPVHSEEPTIGDEELEMQVEIKSDQVKPNIHSDFRTRETDHEKGVKFDSANPEIESDCTFPMAEDETKTENDCIAPTADDGIPIMSENTKRESVSLADFFTAEQIKEHIWSLRGSIQQNLSKEVAGQKITNSTRENSCQLCMADNLLFAPEPMYCSLCGTRIKHGVLYYSTQAENGATHCCCTSCYKLSRGGNITFCGFTISKAKLDKKKNDKETEESWVQCDKCEGWQHQICALFNDKRNMIENAKYICPICYLKEIEANQCMSLPKDAFSGAKDLPSTMLSNHIEQRLFSRLEQERKERASAAGKNFGEVPGVEDLVVREVSSVDKQLKVNKEFLDFFHDDNYPTEFPYKSKMILLFQKIEGVDVCLFGMHVQEFGSECRQPNQRSVYISYLDSVKYFRPDIATVGGEALRTFVYNEILIGYLDYCKKRGFTTCYLWSCPPLKGEDYILYCHPRTQKTPKTDKLRQWYRSMLAKAAKENIAVELTNLYDHFFIPTGKCNTKVTAARLPYFDGDYWTNAAEDLIRNIVRESGGNLQKSTKLVTKRTLKAMGHINPSDDAAKDILLMQRLGQAIFPKKEDFIMAHLQFFCSFCQEAILSGRRWVCNQCKNFQLCERCHDMEQNPDEQNMHSVNSMEKHVLSQVVNNVPVDTEDKDATLNNGFFENRQSILSFLQTNHYQFDTLRRAKHSSMMMLHYLHNYSGC; the protein is encoded by the exons ATGCAAACATACATGGCGGAAGCGTTTGggcaaaaacaaaatcattctATTCAGAATCTGGGTTCTTCCCAGCTGGGAGGAAATGGTTTACTTAATTATCCCATAAGAAACCAAGTAGACTCTCAGATGGACTGGCGAAAGGATCCCACAATCATTCCACTTCGTAAATTGTTGACATACAGAAT TTATCTTCTCTTTAGACCGATAAGGAGCATCGAATGGAAACAGTGTGCATCTAATCTTGCAACTAGCTTGGAAAACGAACTATTTTTGGGGGCTGCTTCTAAG GAGGAGTATGTGAACCATGAGAAACAGAATCAACTGTTGCAGATCTTAATCCAATGTAAACTAAATGGTGTTAACCCCAGTCACCAACAAACTCATCATCTCACATCAACAACCTTGCCCTCTTGTGTGGTGATGCCAACCTATGGCATATCTCAGGATTGTTGTGATTCAGATGCACCTGATCCTCCTCTGGATCATGTCATGGCTGCCAGCACTGATTATGGCATAGTAATACCGGACAATAAAAGTCAATCTAGCTTCTTCAAAG GATCCCTGTTGAATGACTATAACAAAAGAGTTGCTGCTTCAGTCAATCCCCCTAATGCGAAGAACATGGTTTCATCATTTGGCATAAGGCCGATTGCATGCAAGATGGATCCTAAACTTGAACAGTTTCCAGTTGTTTCTGCGCATTCTAATGGAGATGGATGTTCTGATGGTGGAGCTTTTGACAATGGACCTTGCTTTTCTGGGTGCACTTCACAGTATATTTCTCAGTCATCAATCAGAAGCCATTTGAAGAGGAAACATCTGGAACGGAGTACTCACTGTAATGAAG GTGAATCCAATCAGCTGAAATTTAGAGGTCTCATGGGGGGTGATCAGAATTTTTATCCCATGGGTTTTCCCTCCACATCGGATCAAACTTCAGAGTCCTTGGATTCAAATTTACAGATCCTAAAACAGGTTCCAGAGAGGATTTCTAAAGCGTCTGTTAGTTTTCCTGGCATGATCTTCAATGGAGCCAGTTCAACTCTTGAGGATTCGCAAAAGTTACAAGAGCTGAAGATAGAGCCTCATCAATTTCATCAGCAGTTGCATCACTCTTATAGGAAGTTTGATAAACCTTCTGAGGCCCAACCCAGGGGTTACATGGCCAAAAGGGCCAAATCTTGCTGTCAAAAATTGGGTCAAAATGCACTCGAGCAGCCTCAGCCTTCTTTGGTGCAATCACATGGGACTCAATTTGGCATTTCTGAAACTAACGCACCTCCCTTTAGTTCAAATGGAGCTTCTAGGCatgaaaatttaagtaataCATTGCAGTTATCTTCTGAGCATCAGATTCTAGGTTCTTATATGGACTATCAGAGTTTGACTGTGCCTTCAGGGAAAAGCAAAGTTTCCTTTGTGAATTATGCGCATTCAACAGCATGTAAAGGTCACACATGTGATTCTCTCAGCTACTCCACACCATCATCGCATTTTGATAACGGTCAATTTTCAGATTGCTCTATCTCTGGGCCTGTCCGAAGGTCAGATGCTACTGATAAACATCAGTTGGGATTAAGGAGATTCAAGAAAGGTGTCTTATCCTTCGATGATAGAAATACTGGGGGGACCAACTCCAAAATTTTTTATGGCATACCACCTCCTTCAAAACGTCTGAAGGCGGTGAATCCCTCTTCCCACTTTTCATCTAAAGGTCAAGTTTGTCATGTATTAGCTCCTTCAATGGATCACCACTGTCCTCCTAAAGGCCTTCTAAACCCTCCACAATGTGCTGAATCTCCTGCATCAGTTAACTCAGAAGTTGTGACGGTGAACACAGAACTGGTTACCAGCCCCACAAAGGTCCACACAGGGATTAGTGAGATCAGGAATGATGTCGCAGCTAATCCTCTAAGAGTGACTTCCAAGCCTGCACAAACTAGTTCTCCAGATCTCTTGGTTAGTTCAAATGAGGAGATGGAACCTACAGGCATCAGTGAGATTAGAAGCGATGTTACAGATGATTTTCAGGGACTAAGTGTTGCCAATGTGCCTGTTCACTCTGAAGAGCCCACAATTGGTCACGAGGAGCAGGAGTTGCAGATTGAGATTAAGTCAGACCAAGTGAAGCCAAATATCCAGAGTGATTTTGGGACCCCAGCAACTGACCATGAGGAAGGAATAAAGTTTGATCCTTCCAAGCCCAAAATAGGGAGTGATTTTTCTCCAGATCTCATGGTTAGTCCAAATGAGGTGATGGAACCTACATGCATCAGTGAGACTAGAAGCGATGTCATGGATAATGATCAGGGATTAAGTTTTGACGATATGTCTGTTCTCTTTGAAGAACTCAGTACTGGTAATGAGGAGCAGACACTGCAGATTGAGATAATGTCAGACCTAGTGAAGACCCCAGCAACTGACCATGAGAAAGGAATAAAGTTTGATCCTTCCAAGCCCAAAATAGGGAGTGATTGTTCTCCAGATCTCATGGTTAGTCCAAATGAGGTGATGGAACCTACAGGCATCAGTGAGAATAGAAGCAATGTCATGGATAACAATCAGGGACTAAGTTTTGTTGATGTCTCTGTTCTCTTTGAAGAACTCAGTACTGGTAATGAGGAGCAGATGATGCAGATTGAGATAATGTCAGGCCTAGTGAAGACCCCATCAATTGATCATGATAAAGAAGTAAAGTTTGACCCTGCCAAGCCCGAGAAAGAGGGTGTTTGTTCCCCAGATCTCATGGTTAGTCCAAACAAGGTGATAGAACCTACCGGCATTGGTGAGGATAGAAGTGAGGTTGTGGGCAATTTTCAGGGACTATGTTTTTCTAGTGTGCCTGTTCACTCTGAAGAGCCCACTATTGGTGATGAGGAGCTGGAGATGCAGGTTGAGATCAAGTCAGACCAAGTGAAGCCAAATATCCATAGCGATTTTAGAACCCGAGAAACTGATCATGAGAAAGGAGTGAAGTTTGACTCTGCCAATCCAGAAATAGAGAGTGATTGTACTTTCCCAATGGCTGAAGATGAGACAAAAACAGAGAACGATTGTATTGCCCCGACAGCTGATGATGGGATCCCAATCATGTCAGAAAACACAAAGAGAGAGAGTGTCTCTTTAGCTGATTTTTTCACTGCAGAGCAAATAAAGGAACATATATGGAGTCTCAGGGGATCCATTCAGCAG AATCTTTCGAAGGAAGTAGCAGGACAGAAAATAACAAATTCCACCAGGGAAAATTCATGCCAGCTGTGCATGGCGGATAACCTTTTGTTTGCTCCGGAACCAATGTATTGTTCCTTGTGTGGAACCCGTATCAAACATGGTGTGCTTTATTACTCTACCCAAGCTGAAAATGGAGCAACGCATTGTTGTTGTACTTCATGCTATAAGTTGTCTCGTGGTGGGAATATCACATTCTGTGGGTTTACAATCTCCAAGGCAAAGCTGGACAAGAAAAAGAATGACAAAGAAACTGAAGAATCG TGGGTTCAATGTGATAAATGTGAAGGCTGGCAACACCAGATATGTGCTCTCTTTAATGATAAAAGGAATATGATAGAAAATGCCAAGTACATTTGTCCCATATGCTacttaaaagaaatagaagCCAACCAGTGTATGTCCTTACCAAAGGATGCTTTTTCTGGTGCAAAAGATCTGCCAAGTACAATGCTTAGCAACCACATAGAGCAAAGGCTTTTTAGTCGTCTTGAgcaagagagaaaagagagagccAGTGCTGCAGGAAAGAACTTTGGCGAG GTTCCTGGAGTGGAAGATCTTGTTGTGAGAGAGGTGTCGTCCGTCGACAAACAATTAAAAGTGAATAAGGAGTTCTTGGATTTCTTTCATGATGATAATTACCCCACCGAATTCCCCTACAAATCAAAG ATGATTCTTCTCTTCCAGAAGATTGAAGGGGTAGATGTATGCCTTTTCGGAATGCATGTCCAGGAGTTTGGCTCAGAATGTCGACAACCAAATCAACGCAGTGTTTATATCTCATATCTCGATTCTGTCAAGTACTTCAGGCCTGACATTGCTACTGTTGGTGGAGAAGCCCTTCGTACCTTTGTCTATAATGAAATATTG ATAGGGTACcttgattattgtaagaaacgaGGTTTCACAACATGCTATTTATGGTCTTGCCCCCCTTTGAAAGGAGaagattatattttatattgcCATCCCAGAACTcagaaaacaccaaaaactgaTAAGCTGCGGCAATG GTATAGGTCAATGCTAGCAAAAGCAGCCAAAGAAAATATTGCGGTCGAGCTCACTAATTTATATGATCACTTCTTTATTCCAACTGGAAAATGCAACACCAAGGTGACAGCAGCTCGTTTGCCTTATTTTGATGGTGACTATTGGACAAATGCTGCTGAGGATTTGATCAGGAATATTGTACGTGAAAGTGGAGGAAATTTACAAAAGTCAACAAAACTAGTGACAAAGAGAACTTTAAAAGCAATGGGTCATATTAATCCCTCAGATGATGCTGCAAAAGATATTCTACTGATGCAAAGA ttGGGTCAAGCTATCTTTCCCAAGAAGGAAGACTTTATTATGGCCCACTTGCAGTTTTTTTGCTCATTCTGCCAAGAAGCAATACTATCTGGAAGGCGATGGGTTTGTAATCAGTGCAAAAATTTTCAGCTATGTGAAAG ATGCCATGATATGGAGCAAAACCCAGATGAACAGAACATGCACTCTGTCAATAGCATGGAAAAACATGTACTCTCGCAG GTTGTGAACAATGTACCTGTTGATACAGAGGATAAGGATGCTACTTTAAATAATGGTTTCTTTGAGAATAGGCAATCTATCTTGAGCTTTTTACAGACAAACCATTATCAGTTTGATACACTGCGCCGGGCCAAGCATTCCTCAATGATGATGCTTCATTATCTCCACAATTACTCAG GATGTTGA
- the LOC117929990 gene encoding uncharacterized protein LOC117929990 isoform X1, whose product MQTYMAEAFGQKQNHSIQNLGSSQLGGNGLLNYPIRNQVDSQMDWRKDPTIIPLRKLLTYRIYLLFRPIRSIEWKQCASNLATSLENELFLGAASKEEYVNHEKQNQLLQILIQCKLNGVNPSHQQTHHLTSTTLPSCVVMPTYGISQDCCDSDAPDPPLDHVMAASTDYGIVIPDNKSQSSFFKGSLLNDYNKRVAASVNPPNAKNMVSSFGIRPIACKMDPKLEQFPVVSAHSNGDGCSDGGAFDNGPCFSGCTSQYISQSSIRSHLKRKHLERSTHCNEAGESNQLKFRGLMGGDQNFYPMGFPSTSDQTSESLDSNLQILKQVPERISKASVSFPGMIFNGASSTLEDSQKLQELKIEPHQFHQQLHHSYRKFDKPSEAQPRGYMAKRAKSCCQKLGQNALEQPQPSLVQSHGTQFGISETNAPPFSSNGASRHENLSNTLQLSSEHQILGSYMDYQSLTVPSGKSKVSFVNYAHSTACKGHTCDSLSYSTPSSHFDNGQFSDCSISGPVRRSDATDKHQLGLRRFKKGVLSFDDRNTGGTNSKIFYGIPPPSKRLKAVNPSSHFSSKGQVCHVLAPSMDHHCPPKGLLNPPQCAESPASVNSEVVTVNTELVTSPTKVHTGISEIRNDVAANPLRVTSKPAQTSSPDLLVSSNEEMEPTGISEIRSDVTDDFQGLSVANVPVHSEEPTIGHEEQELQIEIKSDQVKPNIQSDFGTPATDHEEGIKFDPSKPKIGSDFSPDLMVSPNEVMEPTCISETRSDVMDNDQGLSFDDMSVLFEELSTGNEEQTLQIEIMSDLVKTPATDHEKGIKFDPSKPKIGSDCSPDLMVSPNEVMEPTGISENRSNVMDNNQGLSFVDVSVLFEELSTGNEEQMMQIEIMSGLVKTPSIDHDKEVKFDPAKPEKEGVCSPDLMVSPNKVIEPTGIGEDRSEVVGNFQGLCFSSVPVHSEEPTIGDEELEMQVEIKSDQVKPNIHSDFRTRETDHEKGVKFDSANPEIESDCTFPMAEDETKTENDCIAPTADDGIPIMSENTKRESVSLADFFTAEQIKEHIWSLRGSIQQNLSKEVAGQKITNSTRENSCQLCMADNLLFAPEPMYCSLCGTRIKHGVLYYSTQAENGATHCCCTSCYKLSRGGNITFCGFTISKAKLDKKKNDKETEESWVQCDKCEGWQHQICALFNDKRNMIENAKYICPICYLKEIEANQCMSLPKDAFSGAKDLPSTMLSNHIEQRLFSRLEQERKERASAAGKNFGEVPGVEDLVVREVSSVDKQLKVNKEFLDFFHDDNYPTEFPYKSKMILLFQKIEGVDVCLFGMHVQEFGSECRQPNQRSVYISYLDSVKYFRPDIATVGGEALRTFVYNEILIGYLDYCKKRGFTTCYLWSCPPLKGEDYILYCHPRTQKTPKTDKLRQWYRSMLAKAAKENIAVELTNLYDHFFIPTGKCNTKVTAARLPYFDGDYWTNAAEDLIRNIVRESGGNLQKSTKLVTKRTLKAMGHINPSDDAAKDILLMQRLGQAIFPKKEDFIMAHLQFFCSFCQEAILSGRRWVCNQCKNFQLCERCHDMEQNPDEQNMHSVNSMEKHVLSQVVNNVPVDTEDKDATLNNGFFENRQSILSFLQTNHYQFDTLRRAKHSSMMMLHYLHNYSGC is encoded by the exons ATGCAAACATACATGGCGGAAGCGTTTGggcaaaaacaaaatcattctATTCAGAATCTGGGTTCTTCCCAGCTGGGAGGAAATGGTTTACTTAATTATCCCATAAGAAACCAAGTAGACTCTCAGATGGACTGGCGAAAGGATCCCACAATCATTCCACTTCGTAAATTGTTGACATACAGAAT TTATCTTCTCTTTAGACCGATAAGGAGCATCGAATGGAAACAGTGTGCATCTAATCTTGCAACTAGCTTGGAAAACGAACTATTTTTGGGGGCTGCTTCTAAG GAGGAGTATGTGAACCATGAGAAACAGAATCAACTGTTGCAGATCTTAATCCAATGTAAACTAAATGGTGTTAACCCCAGTCACCAACAAACTCATCATCTCACATCAACAACCTTGCCCTCTTGTGTGGTGATGCCAACCTATGGCATATCTCAGGATTGTTGTGATTCAGATGCACCTGATCCTCCTCTGGATCATGTCATGGCTGCCAGCACTGATTATGGCATAGTAATACCGGACAATAAAAGTCAATCTAGCTTCTTCAAAG GATCCCTGTTGAATGACTATAACAAAAGAGTTGCTGCTTCAGTCAATCCCCCTAATGCGAAGAACATGGTTTCATCATTTGGCATAAGGCCGATTGCATGCAAGATGGATCCTAAACTTGAACAGTTTCCAGTTGTTTCTGCGCATTCTAATGGAGATGGATGTTCTGATGGTGGAGCTTTTGACAATGGACCTTGCTTTTCTGGGTGCACTTCACAGTATATTTCTCAGTCATCAATCAGAAGCCATTTGAAGAGGAAACATCTGGAACGGAGTACTCACTGTAATGAAG CAGGTGAATCCAATCAGCTGAAATTTAGAGGTCTCATGGGGGGTGATCAGAATTTTTATCCCATGGGTTTTCCCTCCACATCGGATCAAACTTCAGAGTCCTTGGATTCAAATTTACAGATCCTAAAACAGGTTCCAGAGAGGATTTCTAAAGCGTCTGTTAGTTTTCCTGGCATGATCTTCAATGGAGCCAGTTCAACTCTTGAGGATTCGCAAAAGTTACAAGAGCTGAAGATAGAGCCTCATCAATTTCATCAGCAGTTGCATCACTCTTATAGGAAGTTTGATAAACCTTCTGAGGCCCAACCCAGGGGTTACATGGCCAAAAGGGCCAAATCTTGCTGTCAAAAATTGGGTCAAAATGCACTCGAGCAGCCTCAGCCTTCTTTGGTGCAATCACATGGGACTCAATTTGGCATTTCTGAAACTAACGCACCTCCCTTTAGTTCAAATGGAGCTTCTAGGCatgaaaatttaagtaataCATTGCAGTTATCTTCTGAGCATCAGATTCTAGGTTCTTATATGGACTATCAGAGTTTGACTGTGCCTTCAGGGAAAAGCAAAGTTTCCTTTGTGAATTATGCGCATTCAACAGCATGTAAAGGTCACACATGTGATTCTCTCAGCTACTCCACACCATCATCGCATTTTGATAACGGTCAATTTTCAGATTGCTCTATCTCTGGGCCTGTCCGAAGGTCAGATGCTACTGATAAACATCAGTTGGGATTAAGGAGATTCAAGAAAGGTGTCTTATCCTTCGATGATAGAAATACTGGGGGGACCAACTCCAAAATTTTTTATGGCATACCACCTCCTTCAAAACGTCTGAAGGCGGTGAATCCCTCTTCCCACTTTTCATCTAAAGGTCAAGTTTGTCATGTATTAGCTCCTTCAATGGATCACCACTGTCCTCCTAAAGGCCTTCTAAACCCTCCACAATGTGCTGAATCTCCTGCATCAGTTAACTCAGAAGTTGTGACGGTGAACACAGAACTGGTTACCAGCCCCACAAAGGTCCACACAGGGATTAGTGAGATCAGGAATGATGTCGCAGCTAATCCTCTAAGAGTGACTTCCAAGCCTGCACAAACTAGTTCTCCAGATCTCTTGGTTAGTTCAAATGAGGAGATGGAACCTACAGGCATCAGTGAGATTAGAAGCGATGTTACAGATGATTTTCAGGGACTAAGTGTTGCCAATGTGCCTGTTCACTCTGAAGAGCCCACAATTGGTCACGAGGAGCAGGAGTTGCAGATTGAGATTAAGTCAGACCAAGTGAAGCCAAATATCCAGAGTGATTTTGGGACCCCAGCAACTGACCATGAGGAAGGAATAAAGTTTGATCCTTCCAAGCCCAAAATAGGGAGTGATTTTTCTCCAGATCTCATGGTTAGTCCAAATGAGGTGATGGAACCTACATGCATCAGTGAGACTAGAAGCGATGTCATGGATAATGATCAGGGATTAAGTTTTGACGATATGTCTGTTCTCTTTGAAGAACTCAGTACTGGTAATGAGGAGCAGACACTGCAGATTGAGATAATGTCAGACCTAGTGAAGACCCCAGCAACTGACCATGAGAAAGGAATAAAGTTTGATCCTTCCAAGCCCAAAATAGGGAGTGATTGTTCTCCAGATCTCATGGTTAGTCCAAATGAGGTGATGGAACCTACAGGCATCAGTGAGAATAGAAGCAATGTCATGGATAACAATCAGGGACTAAGTTTTGTTGATGTCTCTGTTCTCTTTGAAGAACTCAGTACTGGTAATGAGGAGCAGATGATGCAGATTGAGATAATGTCAGGCCTAGTGAAGACCCCATCAATTGATCATGATAAAGAAGTAAAGTTTGACCCTGCCAAGCCCGAGAAAGAGGGTGTTTGTTCCCCAGATCTCATGGTTAGTCCAAACAAGGTGATAGAACCTACCGGCATTGGTGAGGATAGAAGTGAGGTTGTGGGCAATTTTCAGGGACTATGTTTTTCTAGTGTGCCTGTTCACTCTGAAGAGCCCACTATTGGTGATGAGGAGCTGGAGATGCAGGTTGAGATCAAGTCAGACCAAGTGAAGCCAAATATCCATAGCGATTTTAGAACCCGAGAAACTGATCATGAGAAAGGAGTGAAGTTTGACTCTGCCAATCCAGAAATAGAGAGTGATTGTACTTTCCCAATGGCTGAAGATGAGACAAAAACAGAGAACGATTGTATTGCCCCGACAGCTGATGATGGGATCCCAATCATGTCAGAAAACACAAAGAGAGAGAGTGTCTCTTTAGCTGATTTTTTCACTGCAGAGCAAATAAAGGAACATATATGGAGTCTCAGGGGATCCATTCAGCAG AATCTTTCGAAGGAAGTAGCAGGACAGAAAATAACAAATTCCACCAGGGAAAATTCATGCCAGCTGTGCATGGCGGATAACCTTTTGTTTGCTCCGGAACCAATGTATTGTTCCTTGTGTGGAACCCGTATCAAACATGGTGTGCTTTATTACTCTACCCAAGCTGAAAATGGAGCAACGCATTGTTGTTGTACTTCATGCTATAAGTTGTCTCGTGGTGGGAATATCACATTCTGTGGGTTTACAATCTCCAAGGCAAAGCTGGACAAGAAAAAGAATGACAAAGAAACTGAAGAATCG TGGGTTCAATGTGATAAATGTGAAGGCTGGCAACACCAGATATGTGCTCTCTTTAATGATAAAAGGAATATGATAGAAAATGCCAAGTACATTTGTCCCATATGCTacttaaaagaaatagaagCCAACCAGTGTATGTCCTTACCAAAGGATGCTTTTTCTGGTGCAAAAGATCTGCCAAGTACAATGCTTAGCAACCACATAGAGCAAAGGCTTTTTAGTCGTCTTGAgcaagagagaaaagagagagccAGTGCTGCAGGAAAGAACTTTGGCGAG GTTCCTGGAGTGGAAGATCTTGTTGTGAGAGAGGTGTCGTCCGTCGACAAACAATTAAAAGTGAATAAGGAGTTCTTGGATTTCTTTCATGATGATAATTACCCCACCGAATTCCCCTACAAATCAAAG ATGATTCTTCTCTTCCAGAAGATTGAAGGGGTAGATGTATGCCTTTTCGGAATGCATGTCCAGGAGTTTGGCTCAGAATGTCGACAACCAAATCAACGCAGTGTTTATATCTCATATCTCGATTCTGTCAAGTACTTCAGGCCTGACATTGCTACTGTTGGTGGAGAAGCCCTTCGTACCTTTGTCTATAATGAAATATTG ATAGGGTACcttgattattgtaagaaacgaGGTTTCACAACATGCTATTTATGGTCTTGCCCCCCTTTGAAAGGAGaagattatattttatattgcCATCCCAGAACTcagaaaacaccaaaaactgaTAAGCTGCGGCAATG GTATAGGTCAATGCTAGCAAAAGCAGCCAAAGAAAATATTGCGGTCGAGCTCACTAATTTATATGATCACTTCTTTATTCCAACTGGAAAATGCAACACCAAGGTGACAGCAGCTCGTTTGCCTTATTTTGATGGTGACTATTGGACAAATGCTGCTGAGGATTTGATCAGGAATATTGTACGTGAAAGTGGAGGAAATTTACAAAAGTCAACAAAACTAGTGACAAAGAGAACTTTAAAAGCAATGGGTCATATTAATCCCTCAGATGATGCTGCAAAAGATATTCTACTGATGCAAAGA ttGGGTCAAGCTATCTTTCCCAAGAAGGAAGACTTTATTATGGCCCACTTGCAGTTTTTTTGCTCATTCTGCCAAGAAGCAATACTATCTGGAAGGCGATGGGTTTGTAATCAGTGCAAAAATTTTCAGCTATGTGAAAG ATGCCATGATATGGAGCAAAACCCAGATGAACAGAACATGCACTCTGTCAATAGCATGGAAAAACATGTACTCTCGCAG GTTGTGAACAATGTACCTGTTGATACAGAGGATAAGGATGCTACTTTAAATAATGGTTTCTTTGAGAATAGGCAATCTATCTTGAGCTTTTTACAGACAAACCATTATCAGTTTGATACACTGCGCCGGGCCAAGCATTCCTCAATGATGATGCTTCATTATCTCCACAATTACTCAG GATGTTGA
- the LOC117929607 gene encoding uncharacterized protein LOC117929607 yields MDEFSLPRVVQHHNKIGDGPSWSSKRPATAIPVAIPVKKANPSQTPCKANNIDLSPDDPGINSPGNFDTLETEPPVQETPAPQSHVRTAPSDTQSPVRMSSVPNASQLLLTIFGTSASDVSSNLLGQGFSSMCKALDFIFKELSQRLHARNSEYSVLLDEFKLTKQLLREERHQKLDAQARADKLALEVASARRAREKALSDLEMVESELAAERAHAAEANTQFAKEKRKAMFELRDRLTVELEKQVKEAQELGFRDGYAACKAARK; encoded by the exons ATGGATGAGTTCTCTCTCCCTAGGGTTGTTCAGCACCATAACAAGATTGGTGATGGCCCTTCCTGGAGTTCTAAAAGGCCGGCTACTGCTATTCCGGTAGCCATACCTGTAAAGAAAGCTAATCCTTCTCAAACCCCCTGCAAGGCTAACAACATTGACCTTTCGCCTGATGATCCAGGTATTAATTCGCCTGGTAATTTTGACACATTGGAAACGGAGCCTCCAGTTCAGGAAACCCCAGCTCCTCAATCCCATGTGCGGACAGCTCCCTCAGATACTCAATCCCCAGTTCGAATGTCATCTGTTCCTAACGCATCTCAACTCCTGTTGACTATTTTTGGCACTTCGGCATCTGATGTTAGTTCGAATTTGCTTGGCCAGGGTTTTTCTTCAATGTGCAAAGCG CTAGATTTCATTTTCAAGGAATTGTCCCAGCGATTGCATGCCCGTAATTCTGAATACAGCGTACTTTTGGATGAGTTCAAGCTGACGAAGCAACTGCTGAGAGAAGAGAGGCATCAAAAACTGGATGCCCAGGCCAGGGCTGACAAGTTGGCTCTTGAGGTGGCGTCTGCTCGAAGAGCCAGGGAGAAAGCCTTATCGGATCTTGAAATGGTGGAGTCTGAACTTGCAGCAGAGAGAGCCCATGCAGCAGAAGCGAATACCCAGTTTGCAAAAGAGAAACGCAAAGCCATGTTTGAACTCCGTGATCGCCTTACAGTAGAGTTGGAGAAGCAAGTAAAGGAGGCCCAAGAATTAGGGTTTCGGGATGGTTATGCAGCTTGCAAAGCTGCTCGGAAATAG